One window of Alkaliphilus metalliredigens QYMF genomic DNA carries:
- a CDS encoding tripartite tricarboxylate transporter substrate binding protein: protein MNTKKIFMVLLVLVLSLSMLLVGCGAPEPEPTEPVSQEGTDETVAEESVENVEIDIVVGFGAGGSNDLSARYLAQALSAHGIIANVINMPGGMGTEAGYHVSNQSADSNMFMWGSGMIMLFEPAAGDRGYTIHDFEPVATIAGPTFAIASKAGAPWETLDDLIEYIKDNPGEVVLGGQGEGNSMHFIVEMILDPNELDYTYVGLAGGADVALNLTGGHVDLGHLSLAAARPLHQDGDLTVLINTQALIERDPLMPEIPNVIEYGIDARERHSPLALFAPQGTSPELKERISNAMAEIAQDEDFIQSYQDLGVVAHYLNTDETWDFFMDIEENFIPAFVEWRAQF, encoded by the coding sequence ATGAATACTAAGAAAATTTTCATGGTGTTACTTGTATTAGTATTGTCTTTATCTATGTTGTTGGTGGGGTGTGGCGCACCTGAACCAGAGCCTACAGAACCTGTATCCCAAGAGGGAACGGATGAAACCGTTGCAGAGGAATCTGTTGAAAATGTTGAAATAGACATTGTTGTAGGTTTTGGTGCTGGCGGGTCTAACGATTTATCCGCAAGATATCTTGCGCAGGCTCTTTCCGCACACGGGATTATCGCCAATGTGATCAATATGCCTGGTGGTATGGGAACGGAAGCAGGTTATCACGTATCGAATCAATCAGCTGACTCAAATATGTTCATGTGGGGTTCAGGTATGATCATGCTTTTTGAGCCCGCTGCTGGAGACAGAGGTTATACGATTCATGATTTTGAACCTGTTGCAACCATAGCAGGTCCCACATTTGCCATCGCATCAAAGGCTGGTGCTCCTTGGGAAACCTTGGATGACCTGATTGAATACATAAAAGATAATCCAGGGGAAGTTGTTCTTGGGGGACAGGGTGAAGGTAATTCAATGCACTTTATTGTAGAAATGATTCTTGATCCCAATGAATTAGATTATACTTATGTTGGATTAGCAGGTGGAGCAGATGTGGCATTGAACTTGACTGGTGGTCATGTTGATTTAGGCCACTTGAGTTTGGCTGCTGCACGTCCATTACACCAAGATGGAGATTTAACTGTTTTAATAAATACACAGGCCCTTATAGAAAGAGATCCTCTGATGCCTGAGATTCCAAATGTTATTGAATATGGCATTGATGCTCGTGAACGTCACAGTCCTTTGGCACTTTTTGCACCTCAGGGAACTTCTCCTGAACTCAAGGAGCGAATATCAAATGCCATGGCAGAAATTGCCCAGGATGAAGATTTTATTCAAAGCTATCAAGATTTAGGCGTTGTGGCTCATTACTTGAATACTGATGAAACATGGGATTTCTTTATGGATATTGAAGAAAACTTCATCCCAGCATTCGTGGAATGGCGAGCACAATTCTAA
- the nifV gene encoding homocitrate synthase, whose product MRDFYIVDTTLRDGEQTPGVVFLKKEKIKIARMLDELGVDYIEAGIPIMGEEEKDVIREIIAMNGKAKILTWNRMKKMDVDASLACGAKYIHIAVPASDIHIFQKLRKDRKWVIQQVQEVVSYGAEKGCIVSVGAEDASRAEEKFLIEIYQAAIKEGAVRLRYADTLGILTPITTYQAIKRICDYIDADLEFHGHNDFGMATANSLSAFQAGAKYIDCSVNGLGERAGNTALEEIVMTLKYLLKSNHPFEIKRILELSNIVQEASRKIVGESKPIVGKSVFSHESGIHVDGLLKNPTVYESFSPGEIGRKRKIVLGKHSGRTTVIYRLQEMGIKVTPKEANEIIEMIHKKYTYDKNPNIDHMLQQWVELKRDTYDAFSS is encoded by the coding sequence ATGAGGGACTTTTATATTGTAGATACAACATTACGAGATGGAGAGCAGACTCCAGGAGTGGTATTTCTTAAAAAAGAAAAAATTAAGATTGCCAGAATGTTAGATGAGTTAGGTGTCGATTATATTGAAGCAGGGATCCCTATTATGGGGGAAGAAGAAAAAGATGTGATTCGAGAAATCATCGCTATGAATGGCAAAGCTAAGATTTTAACATGGAATCGAATGAAAAAGATGGATGTGGATGCGTCGCTGGCTTGTGGAGCAAAATATATCCACATTGCTGTACCAGCGTCAGACATTCATATTTTTCAAAAACTAAGAAAAGATCGAAAATGGGTAATTCAACAAGTTCAAGAAGTGGTCTCCTATGGTGCGGAAAAAGGGTGTATTGTATCGGTAGGTGCAGAAGATGCCTCTCGGGCAGAGGAAAAATTTTTAATAGAAATATATCAAGCTGCCATTAAAGAGGGGGCAGTACGTCTTAGGTATGCAGATACATTGGGGATTTTAACACCGATCACCACCTATCAGGCTATCAAACGTATTTGTGACTATATAGATGCTGATTTAGAATTTCATGGTCACAATGATTTTGGTATGGCAACAGCCAATAGTCTTAGTGCTTTTCAAGCTGGAGCCAAGTATATTGATTGTAGTGTGAATGGATTAGGAGAACGAGCTGGGAATACAGCACTAGAAGAAATTGTCATGACATTAAAGTATTTATTAAAAAGCAATCATCCCTTTGAAATAAAGAGAATACTTGAACTGTCCAACATCGTACAAGAAGCCTCTAGAAAAATTGTCGGTGAGAGTAAACCAATAGTCGGAAAATCAGTTTTTTCCCATGAATCGGGAATTCACGTGGATGGACTACTAAAAAATCCAACTGTATACGAAAGCTTCTCTCCTGGAGAAATTGGCCGAAAGAGAAAAATTGTTTTAGGAAAACACTCCGGAAGGACTACTGTGATCTACCGACTACAAGAAATGGGTATAAAAGTAACTCCAAAGGAAGCAAATGAGATTATTGAAATGATCCATAAGAAATATACTTATGATAAAAACCCAAATATTGATCATATGTTACAGCAATGGGTTGAATTGAAAAGGGATACATATGATGCTTTCTCATCATAG
- a CDS encoding tripartite tricarboxylate transporter TctB family protein, giving the protein MTDKRVTFNGIIGILLTAVSSAGFFWTYFSPLRSMELFVPRISLALIAIGGLMVFIKDFMNPEKAESLSKKRIIPYAIGVSVAMWLYNWAFRNIGLVTGTFLFLSIWWIWVAFQEAKRKGTFESFKPKVAKMLVLAMTVSVVVHLLFISLLRMHMPRTFFP; this is encoded by the coding sequence GTGACAGATAAACGGGTTACATTCAATGGAATCATCGGTATTTTACTTACAGCTGTAAGTAGTGCTGGTTTTTTTTGGACTTATTTTTCACCTCTACGATCTATGGAACTATTTGTACCTCGCATTTCTTTAGCACTGATTGCAATAGGTGGTTTGATGGTTTTTATAAAGGATTTCATGAATCCTGAGAAAGCAGAAAGTCTGAGTAAAAAGCGGATTATTCCTTATGCAATAGGTGTTTCAGTTGCTATGTGGTTGTATAACTGGGCATTTAGAAATATTGGATTAGTCACTGGTACATTCCTGTTTTTATCCATCTGGTGGATATGGGTTGCATTCCAGGAAGCTAAAAGAAAAGGCACATTTGAATCTTTCAAACCTAAGGTTGCTAAAATGTTGGTGTTGGCAATGACTGTATCGGTTGTTGTGCATCTACTTTTTATCAGTTTACTTCGAATGCATATGCCTAGAACATTTTTCCCTTAA
- a CDS encoding nitrogenase component 1 produces MKNRNFVNLNINPCKCCMPMGASTAFKGIESTMVLLHGSQGCSTYIRRHMAGHYNEPIDIASSSLNEKETVHGGAANLKKGLKNILRLYNPKMIGISTTCLAETIGEDIQRLIIEFKEEEPQYKEVSFVPVSTPGYGGTNYEGYYFTIREIVKNIAKDTTPIDSINLIAGSLTPADVRKVKEMMDLFAIKYTIVPDISKTLDAPFTTEYKKLSSEGTKLSEIEKMAGASATIEMGMLVADHLSPGKYLEDQFGIPLYRCPLPIGLENTDKFVSILRKISGKEMPQSLMEDRGRMLDGMIDSHKYNAEGRAAIFGEPDTVYAASKLCLENGIRPLVIATGTRAGKLKELLEEDLKKVDENCMVIDDTDLQTIQKYVRELNINVLIGSSEGKFITEKDGVPLVRIGFPIHDRVGAQRKTYSGYEGSMRFLDEITNTLLDQKYGHYRENMYEKYYKKA; encoded by the coding sequence ATGAAAAATAGAAACTTTGTCAATTTAAATATAAATCCCTGTAAATGTTGTATGCCCATGGGGGCTTCCACTGCATTTAAAGGGATTGAAAGTACAATGGTGTTGCTACATGGTTCCCAAGGCTGTAGTACGTATATTCGTAGACATATGGCAGGGCATTATAATGAACCGATTGATATTGCTTCATCTTCTTTAAATGAAAAAGAAACAGTTCATGGTGGAGCTGCTAACCTGAAAAAAGGTCTGAAAAATATATTGAGACTTTATAATCCTAAAATGATCGGGATTTCTACAACCTGTCTAGCCGAAACCATTGGAGAAGACATACAAAGGCTGATCATAGAATTTAAAGAGGAAGAGCCACAATACAAAGAGGTTTCATTTGTTCCAGTATCGACACCGGGGTACGGTGGTACCAACTATGAAGGTTATTATTTTACAATAAGAGAAATTGTAAAGAACATTGCAAAAGACACAACGCCTATTGATTCAATCAATCTGATTGCAGGGAGTTTAACGCCGGCAGATGTTCGCAAAGTTAAAGAGATGATGGATCTTTTCGCCATAAAATATACGATCGTACCTGATATTAGTAAAACACTAGATGCTCCCTTTACCACAGAGTATAAGAAGCTATCATCAGAGGGAACAAAACTCAGTGAAATAGAAAAAATGGCAGGGGCATCAGCTACCATTGAAATGGGAATGTTAGTTGCTGATCATCTTTCTCCCGGAAAGTATCTAGAGGACCAATTTGGTATTCCTCTGTATCGATGTCCACTACCTATTGGATTAGAAAACACAGATAAATTTGTAAGTATTTTACGAAAAATAAGCGGAAAAGAAATGCCACAAAGCCTAATGGAAGACCGGGGTAGGATGTTAGATGGGATGATTGATTCTCATAAATACAATGCTGAAGGGCGGGCTGCCATCTTTGGTGAACCGGACACAGTCTACGCTGCTAGCAAATTATGTTTAGAAAATGGGATTCGACCATTAGTAATCGCCACTGGAACAAGGGCGGGTAAACTTAAAGAATTACTAGAAGAAGATTTGAAAAAGGTTGATGAAAATTGTATGGTTATTGACGATACAGACCTACAAACGATACAGAAATACGTAAGAGAGCTAAATATCAATGTTCTGATTGGAAGCTCTGAAGGAAAGTTTATAACAGAAAAGGACGGTGTTCCTCTAGTACGGATTGGATTTCCAATTCATGACAGGGTAGGAGCACAAAGAAAAACCTATAGTGGGTATGAAGGTTCTATGCGATTTTTAGATGAAATTACCAATACACTTTTAGATCAAAAATATGGTCATTATCGGGAAAATATGTATGAAAAATACTACAAAAAAGCGTGA
- the nifB gene encoding nitrogenase cofactor biosynthesis protein NifB: protein MMEEKWTIEVREKTEKHPCYCDSDHKYARMHIPVAPKCNIQCNYCNRKYDCQNESRPGVTSEVLSPEEALEKYKLVKEKLSNLKVVGIAGPGDPLFNFEETKKSLELIKNYDPDVTFCLSTNGLMLSEYADEIQKMGITHLTVTINAIDPKIAAQIYSTVYYKGKIYTGEEAGALMIEKQLLGLEKMKEKGIVCKVNIVMVKGINEHHIEEVVKKVRTLGVFMSNIMPLIPAKGTKFENMPLVSNAELNALRNQCSIDLKQMYHCRQCRADAVGILGEDISFDFRKGACSTNKTGKPEIQQEYKIAIASKTGRLIDQHFGHVKEFLVYKYTEAGAELIEKRSVDQYCNGSEECEEIEMKMDRMLKVIGDCNAVLCLRIGEAPRKELEANHIHIGEMYEEIEKGIIKVVTQLKCAS, encoded by the coding sequence ATGATGGAAGAAAAATGGACCATAGAAGTCAGGGAAAAAACTGAAAAGCACCCCTGCTACTGTGATAGTGACCATAAATATGCCAGAATGCATATTCCAGTTGCACCCAAATGTAACATTCAATGCAATTATTGTAATCGAAAATATGATTGTCAAAATGAAAGTCGACCAGGGGTGACCAGCGAAGTGCTAAGTCCTGAAGAGGCCTTGGAGAAATATAAACTTGTTAAGGAAAAACTAAGCAATCTTAAGGTGGTTGGCATTGCTGGTCCTGGAGACCCTTTATTTAACTTTGAAGAGACAAAGAAATCTCTTGAACTGATTAAAAACTATGATCCCGATGTAACTTTTTGCCTATCTACCAATGGTTTGATGCTATCTGAATACGCCGATGAAATTCAGAAGATGGGAATTACCCATTTAACAGTTACCATAAATGCCATCGATCCAAAAATTGCAGCACAAATCTATAGCACAGTTTACTATAAAGGTAAAATCTATACAGGTGAAGAAGCTGGCGCCTTGATGATTGAGAAACAGCTACTTGGATTGGAAAAGATGAAGGAAAAGGGAATTGTTTGCAAGGTAAATATAGTCATGGTTAAGGGGATCAATGAACATCACATTGAAGAAGTGGTGAAGAAGGTCAGAACCTTAGGTGTTTTTATGAGTAATATTATGCCGCTCATTCCTGCTAAAGGAACTAAATTTGAGAACATGCCACTTGTGAGTAATGCAGAATTAAATGCCCTGCGCAATCAATGTTCCATTGATCTCAAACAAATGTATCATTGTAGACAGTGTAGAGCGGATGCCGTTGGGATCTTAGGAGAAGATATTTCTTTTGACTTTAGAAAAGGTGCCTGTAGTACAAACAAAACAGGTAAACCTGAAATTCAACAGGAATATAAAATTGCCATTGCTTCTAAAACAGGAAGGTTAATCGATCAGCATTTTGGTCATGTCAAAGAATTTTTGGTTTATAAATATACCGAAGCGGGTGCAGAATTGATAGAAAAACGTTCTGTAGACCAGTATTGTAATGGTTCCGAGGAATGTGAAGAGATTGAAATGAAAATGGATAGGATGCTAAAGGTGATCGGGGACTGTAATGCTGTTTTATGCCTTAGAATTGGTGAGGCACCAAGAAAAGAATTAGAAGCAAATCATATTCATATTGGGGAAATGTATGAGGAAATTGAAAAAGGGATTATTAAGGTCGTTACTCAATTAAAGTGTGCTTCATAA
- the nifE gene encoding nitrogenase iron-molybdenum cofactor biosynthesis protein NifE, giving the protein METLKNVEALEERKNSIVEKSQKHTEQKIVCDQNSVAGAVSQRACVYCGARVVLNPITDAYHIVHGPIGCASYTFDIRGSLSSGEEIYRNSFSTDLREKDIIFGGEKKLEAAIDEIVAENNPRLIFIYSTCVVGVIGDDIEGICRMAEEKYHIRVIPVQSSGFAGNKNAGYKAACHTLLSLMGEEAPGEKEDGINFLGDFNLAGEMWINQSYFQRMGVTLTSKMTGDASYTELVKAPKAKLNIVQCAGSMTYLAKQMRERYDIPFINVSFYGLEDTVASLRRIAYALKDQKIIRKTEELIESEWKKTNEVLDYYRERVKGRKAAIYVGGGFKAISLIKQFRDLGMETVMVGTQTGRAEEYETIRELAVDGTVILDDSNPTELEKFMKEKGADILVGGVKERPLAYKLGVAFCDHNHERKHPLNGFEGAINFAKEIHASVNNPVWDIIKKEQGDIDEK; this is encoded by the coding sequence ATGGAAACCTTGAAAAATGTAGAAGCATTAGAGGAAAGAAAAAATTCTATAGTGGAGAAATCACAGAAGCATACCGAACAGAAAATTGTATGTGATCAAAACAGTGTCGCAGGAGCTGTAAGTCAACGGGCTTGTGTTTACTGTGGTGCCAGGGTTGTATTAAACCCGATCACAGATGCTTATCATATTGTTCATGGTCCTATTGGCTGTGCTAGCTATACTTTTGACATTAGAGGAAGTTTAAGTAGTGGAGAGGAAATTTATCGCAATAGCTTTTCTACTGATTTAAGGGAGAAAGATATTATTTTTGGAGGAGAGAAAAAGCTTGAGGCCGCCATCGATGAGATTGTTGCAGAGAATAACCCAAGGCTAATATTTATCTATTCTACCTGTGTAGTAGGAGTGATTGGAGATGATATAGAGGGAATATGCCGAATGGCAGAAGAGAAGTATCACATCCGCGTTATCCCTGTACAATCATCAGGATTTGCTGGCAATAAAAATGCAGGCTATAAAGCTGCCTGTCATACACTTCTAAGTTTAATGGGGGAAGAAGCTCCTGGTGAGAAAGAGGATGGTATTAATTTCTTAGGTGATTTTAATCTTGCAGGAGAGATGTGGATTAACCAATCTTACTTTCAACGAATGGGTGTAACCTTAACTTCAAAAATGACAGGAGATGCTTCCTATACAGAGCTTGTCAAGGCACCAAAGGCAAAACTCAATATTGTACAATGTGCGGGTTCGATGACCTATTTAGCTAAACAAATGCGAGAACGATATGATATTCCTTTTATTAATGTAAGTTTTTATGGATTAGAGGATACAGTCGCATCCCTTAGACGTATCGCCTATGCTTTGAAAGATCAAAAAATCATCCGTAAGACGGAAGAATTGATCGAAAGTGAATGGAAAAAGACCAATGAAGTTTTGGATTACTATAGAGAAAGAGTAAAGGGAAGAAAAGCCGCTATCTATGTGGGTGGCGGGTTCAAAGCGATTTCATTAATCAAACAATTTCGTGATTTAGGCATGGAAACGGTTATGGTAGGGACCCAGACAGGAAGAGCGGAAGAATATGAAACAATTCGTGAGTTGGCTGTAGACGGTACAGTGATCTTAGACGATAGTAACCCGACAGAATTGGAAAAGTTCATGAAGGAAAAAGGAGCAGATATTTTAGTGGGTGGTGTCAAGGAAAGACCTTTAGCTTATAAGCTGGGAGTTGCCTTCTGTGATCATAACCATGAACGCAAGCATCCATTAAATGGATTTGAAGGTGCTATTAACTTTGCAAAGGAAATACATGCTTCTGTTAACAATCCAGTGTGGGATATCATCAAAAAAGAACAGGGGGATATAGATGAAAAATAG
- a CDS encoding 2Fe-2S ferredoxin, whose product MYKPKHHIFVCSSSRINGEQKGFCLQKGAVDIVNSFMEEIMERELDGDVMVTNTGCIGICSKGPIVIVYPEGVWYGSVTADDVEEIMDSHIEGGEVVARLAL is encoded by the coding sequence ATGTATAAACCTAAACATCATATTTTTGTCTGTTCTAGCTCCCGCATAAATGGGGAGCAAAAAGGATTTTGTCTTCAAAAAGGGGCTGTAGATATTGTCAATAGCTTTATGGAAGAGATTATGGAGAGAGAACTAGATGGAGATGTTATGGTCACCAATACAGGGTGTATTGGGATCTGTAGCAAAGGACCGATTGTTATTGTTTATCCTGAAGGGGTATGGTATGGCAGTGTAACTGCAGATGATGTAGAAGAAATTATGGACTCACATATTGAGGGTGGAGAAGTCGTAGCTAGGTTAGCGCTGTAG
- a CDS encoding methylated-DNA--[protein]-cysteine S-methyltransferase: protein MPVYFYETSIGKIGIAEKNGNITNLYFETDKPPEDIEINETPLLQEAAQQLQSYLTGDSKEFNLPLKPSGTDFMEQVWESLCKIPYGKTVSYKEIAVDVDSPKAVRAVGLANNRNPIPIFIPCHRVIGSDGSLVGYGGGLELKERLIGLETMKNSCGFFQYGQKEIAYLKKKDKKLGAAIERIGKIERGTIADPFTALISSIVSQQISNKAAETVWNRLDELLESMTPESITKTELSQIQGCGMTNKKAEYIKGIADVALCGKINFKTLHMLSDQEIIQKLSSLHGVGIWTVEMLLIFSLNRPNVVSYGDLAIRRGMMNLYGLKELSKEQFNQYRAKYAPYGSVASLYLWVMSED from the coding sequence ATGCCCGTCTATTTTTACGAAACTAGTATTGGTAAAATCGGCATAGCTGAAAAAAATGGAAACATCACTAATTTATATTTTGAAACGGATAAACCACCAGAAGATATTGAAATAAATGAAACACCTCTATTGCAGGAAGCAGCACAGCAGCTTCAATCCTACCTTACTGGTGATAGTAAGGAATTTAATCTACCACTGAAACCCTCGGGGACAGATTTTATGGAACAGGTGTGGGAATCACTTTGTAAAATACCCTATGGCAAAACAGTATCCTATAAAGAGATCGCTGTGGATGTGGATTCACCAAAGGCTGTACGTGCCGTTGGGCTTGCCAATAACCGTAATCCAATTCCCATATTTATTCCCTGTCATCGTGTCATTGGTAGCGATGGTTCACTGGTGGGATATGGTGGAGGACTCGAATTAAAAGAAAGACTCATTGGGTTGGAGACTATGAAAAATTCATGTGGATTTTTCCAATATGGACAAAAGGAAATCGCCTATTTGAAAAAGAAGGATAAGAAGCTGGGTGCTGCCATAGAGCGAATCGGTAAAATAGAGCGAGGAACCATTGCAGACCCATTTACTGCACTTATTTCTAGCATTGTGAGTCAACAAATATCAAACAAGGCCGCAGAAACAGTATGGAATCGTTTAGATGAGCTACTTGAAAGCATGACACCAGAAAGTATTACAAAAACAGAACTGTCACAGATTCAAGGCTGTGGCATGACCAACAAAAAAGCTGAGTATATAAAAGGAATCGCAGATGTGGCCCTATGTGGCAAGATCAATTTTAAGACACTTCACATGCTGTCAGATCAGGAAATTATACAAAAGCTTTCCTCACTACATGGCGTTGGGATTTGGACTGTTGAAATGCTGCTGATTTTTTCCCTTAATCGTCCCAATGTTGTAAGCTATGGAGATCTAGCTATCCGCAGAGGCATGATGAATTTGTACGGTCTCAAAGAACTTTCAAAGGAGCAGTTTAATCAATATAGGGCTAAATATGCTCCCTATGGTTCCGTTGCATCTCTGTATCTGTGGGTGATGTCAGAGGATTGA